In Candidatus Pantoea floridensis, the genomic window AGCTGGAGCTGGTGCAGGGCGCATCGCACGAGTTCGATCAAGAGCTGTTCCTGAGCGGCGAAATCACGCCGGTGTTCTTCGGTACCGCGCTGGGTAACTTCGGCGTTGACCATATGCTGGATGGCCTGGTTTCCTGGGCACCGCGTCCGATGCCACGCAACACTGACGCGCGTCTGGTGGAAGCGAAAGAAGAGAAGTTCAGCGGCTTCGTGTTTAAGATCCAGGCAAACATGGACCCGAAACACCGCGACCGCGTGGCATTTATGCGTGTGGTGTCCGGTAAATATGAAAAAGGCATGAAGCTGCGTCAGGTACGTACCGGTAAAGATGTGGTGATTTCCGATGCGCTGACCTTTATGGCGGGTGACCGTTCGCACGTTGAAGAAGCGTATCCTGGCGACATCATCGGTTTGCACAACCATGGCACTATCCAGATCGGCGACACCTTTACCCAGGGTGAAAACATGAAGTTCACCGGCATTCCGAACTTCGCGCCAGAGCTGTTCCGTCGTATTCGCCTGCGCGATCCGTTGAAGCAGAAACAGCTGCTGAAAGGGCTGGTTCAGCTGTCGGAAGAGGGCGCCGTGCAGGTGTTCCGCCCGGTGCATAACAACGATCTGATCGTCGGCGCGGTTGGTGTGCTGCAGTTTGAAGTGGTCGTGGCGCGCCTGAAAAGCGAATATAACGTTGAGGCGATTTACGAAGCGATCAACGTCTCTACGGCACGTTGGGTTGAGTGTAACGACGCGAAGAAATTCGACGATTTCCAGCGTAAAAACGAAGTTAACCTGGCGCTAGACGGCGGTGATAACCTCACTTATATCGCACCTACCATGGTAAACCTCAACATCACGCAGGAACGCTATCCTGACGTGACTTTCCGCAAAACGCGCGAGCACTAATTGGCGTTATCAGCAGGGCCAGTAATTTTCACTGGCCCTGTTTTCTTTGTTACAGACTCCTCCTAATTCCGCTGTTTTTTTCTCTTTTTGGCGATATATCAACCACAAGAGTCAGCAAAAGCTGTAATCCCTACTACTCTTATCCTGTCGGACGAGAAAAGAGACCTTTCAGGTTTCATTACGTCCATCAACTCAGCAACGCCGTTCGTTGCTGGCGCATCCGCGATAACGGATGAGTTAACTGATAGAAGGATGATATCGATGAATAAGACTAAGATTGCCAAAACCCTGATTGCTGCTCTGGCGGGTTCTGCTCTGTTGAGCGGTGCCGCTTTTGCCGATGAATCCATGTCGCAGAAAGCACAGCAAACCTCCGACAGCGCGGGTGCGAAAATCGATAGTTCTATGAAAAAAGTCGATGGTTATATGGATGACAGCGGCATCACCGCCAAAGCTAAAGCAGCGCTGGTGGATGATGAAGCGATTAAAAGCACGGATATCTCCGTCAAAACGCATGATGGCGTAGTGACCTTGAGCGGCTTCGTTGCTTCTCAGGATCAGGCGGAAAAAGCCGTCGCGCTGGTGCAGAAAGTCGAAGGTGTGAAATCCGTCAGTGACAAACTACACGTTAAAGACAGCAAAAATGCTTCGCTGAAGGGTTATGCCGGTGATACCGCCACCACCAGCGAAATTAAAGCTAAGCTTTTAGCAGATGACATCGTACCGTCGCGCAACGTGAAGGTGGAAACCACCGATGGCGTCGTGCAGTTATCTGGAGAGGTGGCGAACCAGGCACAGTCCGATCGTGCAGAGAAAATCGCTAAAGCCATTGAAGGCGTGAAAAGCGTGAAGAATGACCTGAAGGTGAAATCTTAACGCGAGCGTTACGGCATCATCTGATGCCGTTTCGTAATAAAAACAAAGGTGTAAATAAGCAGTTCGATTTTCACAATGGTAAAGGAGAGGCTTATGTTTCGTTGGGGTATTATCTTTCTGGTCATCGCTCTGATTGCTGCAGCATTAGGTTTCGGCGGTCTGGCGGGTACGGCAGCATGGGCAGCTAAAATTGTGTTCATTGTCGGTATTATTCTGTTCCTCGTGAGCCTGTTTACCGGGCGCAAACGACCCTGACTACTTGCGTCTTAGACGTTAACCCGCGAGTCACCTAAAGCGGAGACCAGTCATTTGCGGCATACTACGAAGCCGCGACGATTGCAGAAGCAATTGGTCAGGGAACGACAATGACTGGTTCTCCGGGATGCTGCCTCTGGCAGCTCCCTCAGAGCAAAACACTGAGGGATGTCCATGGGTACGCGTATTCCATTAACGTTGGGTTCTATTGAACCGCTTGCATTAGCGCCCTTCAAAGCCAATAAAATTGCCCTCGTATGCGAAGGCGGCGGTCAGCGCGGTATCTTCACTGCAGGTGTACTCGATGAGTTTCAACGCGCAGGATTCAATCCCTTTCAGCTATTACTCGGCACTTCAGCCGGTGCACAAAACTTGTCTGCCTTTGTCTGTGGCCAGCCCGGCTACGCGCGGCGCGTGATTTCTCGTTACACCACCAGCAAATTGTTTTTTGATCCGCTGCGTTTCGTGCGCGGTGGGCATCTTATCGATCTCGATTGGCTAATCGATATTACCAAGCAGGAGTTTCCGCTGGCGCTGACTACCGCCGAAGGGTTGTTTGCCAAAGGCAGCGAATTCTATATGTGCGCCTGCCGCAGCGATGATTATCGCGCGGAGTATTTCAATCCTACCAGCACCAACTGGCATGACATCATTAAGGCCTCCAGCGCCATTCCCGGCTTTTACCGCAGCGGCGTGCAGATGGACGGCGTAAGTTATCTGGATGGCGGTATCAGCGATGCGATTCCGGTGCGTGAAGCGGCACGACGAGGCGCAGACACTATTGTGGTGATCCGCACCGTACCTTCGCAGATGTCATACACGCCGAAGTGGTTTAAACGCATGGAGCGTTTTTTGTCCGACAGCGCCTTGCAGCCGATGATCAACATCTTGCATCAGCATGAAGAGAGCTATCGCGAGATTCAGCAGTTTATTGAGCAGCCACCGGATAATCTGCGCATCATTGAAATCTGTCCGCCGAAACCGCTGGCGAGCATGGCGCTCGGCAGCAGGATGTCGTCGCTGAATCAGGATTACCATTTAGGTCGGCGCAGCGGGCGTTATTTCCTCGCCACGCTTGGGCAATGGCTGAGCGACGCCGAGCCGTTTGTCCGTCAGATCACGGTAACGCCGCCGGCAGCCGTAGCGAATGCGCCAGATAATCGCGTTGTAATTACGCCTTCGCTGGCGGAAAACGATGCAGATTTTAATAAAGGTTCGCTGGCATGAGATTTATCGACACGCATTGCCACTTTGACTTTCCCCCATTTGTTGAGGATGCGCACGCTAGCATTGAGCGTGCCGCGCAGTCGGGCGTGGAGCGCATTATTGTGCCCAGCGTAGATGCCAGCCGTTTCGCTCGGGTTAGCCAGCTCGCGCAGCAACATGACGCGCTGTATGCCGCGCTGGGCCTGCATCCCATTAATATTGCGCAGCATCAGGAAGATGCGCATCTTGAGGCGCTGGAAAGCTGGCTGAAAAAGCCAGACAGCAAGCGCGTGGCGATCGGTGAGATCGGTCTCGATCTTTACATGGAAGATGCGCAATTCGCTAAGCAGACGCGGCTGCTCGATAAGCAGCTCAGGCTGGCGAAGCAGTACGATCTGCCGGTCATTCTGCACTCACGTCGCACCCACGATCAGTTAGCCATGCATTTACGTCGTCACGATCTGCCGCGTCGTGGCGTGGTACACGGTTTCGCCGGTAGCCAGCAGCAGGCTGATCGCTTTATTCAGCTCGGCTACGCGATTGGCGTCGGCGGCACTATCACCTATGAACGTGCCAGCAAAACCCGCAATACCATCGCCCATCTGCCGCTGGCGTCGCTGTTACTGGAAACCGATGCGCCGGATATGCCGCTGCAGGGTTTTCAGGGCCAGCCGAATCGCCCCGAGCGGGCGCGTAATGTGTTTGATGTGCTGTGCCAGCTGCGCAGTGAATCCCCTGAAACCATCGCCAATGCGTTATGGCATAACAGCCTGCGTCTTTTTGCGCTGCCAGCCTGATTCCCCACCCGACAAAATCTGCATTTACGCCACCTTACGTCTGATTAGCTACAGTGATAGAGCCGACAGTACACTTTTGCATCCTTTTTTGTGATAATACTAACAATGGCGAGCTGGGCGGTATTCTGGCTTGATTGGCAATTATTTGTGATGTTAATCACTAAATTATTGTATATGAATGACGGGTTTTCTGTTCATGTGTGACATGAAACGCAATTCGTTGTCACGGTAATTGTTAGAATTATCACATTCCCCGGTGGGTTGTGCCCGCCGATCTGAATTTTGGAGAGCATCATGACCGACCTGAAAGCAGCAGCACAGCGCGCATTGCAACTGATGGATTTAACAACCCTGAACGAAGACGACACCGACGAGAAGGTGATCGCGCTGTGCCGTCAGGCGAAATCGCCGGCCGGCAATACCGCTGCAATCTGTATCTATCCGCGCTTCATTCCGGCGGCGCGTAAAGCGCTGCGCGAGCAGGGTACACCAGAAATTCGCATTGCTACCGTCACCAACTTCCCGCACGGCAACGATGACATCGAGATTGCGCTGGCCGAAACCCGCGCGGCGATCGCCTACGGTGCCGACGAAGTTGACGTGGTGTTCCCGTATCGCGCGCTGATTGCCGGTAATCGCGACGTGGGTTTTGAACTGGTGAAAGCCTGTAAAAAAGCCTGCGCAGACGCCAATGTGCTGCTGAAAGTGATTATCGAAAGCGGTGAGCTGAAAGATGAAGCACTGATTCGTGCGGCTTCTGAGATTTCAATTGATGCGGGCGCCGATTTCATCAAAACCTCCACCGGTAAAGTGCCGGTCAACGCCACGCCTGAAGTGGCGGCCATCATGATGCAGGTGATCCGCGATAAAGGCGTGCAGCAGCAGGTCGGCTTTAAACCAGCGGGCGGCGTACGTACCGCTGAAGATGCGGCGCTGTATCTGAAGCTGGCTGACGACACGCTGGGTGAAGGCTGGGCGGATGCGCGTCATTTCCGCTTTGGCGCCTCTAGCCTGCTGGCAAGCCTGCTCAATACGCTGGGCCACGAAACCGCGACCAGTAAAGCGGGCTACTAAATCTCTTTCGCTGATGGTTCTGCGATTCGTAGCGGCGCGATTTATCGCGCTGGTTTTTACGCTTCAGCCCCGACTTAACATCGCGCGATAAATCGCGCCGCTACGGCAGGTGCTAGCTGCCGTATCATTTCAATTTCTACTCCTCCAGGGAGGCAACCGTGTTCCTGCCACAAGAAATTATTCGTAAAAAACGCGACGGCCAGGCGCTGAGTGAAGCAGAGATTCGCTTCTTTATTAACGGCGTGCGCGACAACAGCGTCTCGGAAGGTCAAATCGCCGCGCTGGCGATGACTATCTACTTCCATGACATGACGCTGGAAGAGCGCGTAGCGCTAACCATGGCGATGCGCGATTCCGGCACGGTGCTGAACTGGAAATCGCTCAACCTCAACGGCCCAATTGTGGATAAACACTCCACCGGCGGCGTGGGCGATGTGACCTCGCTGATGCTCGGCCCGATGGTAGCGGCCTGCGGTGGATATGTGCCGATGATCTCCGGTCGTGGCCTGGGGCACACCGGCGGCACGCTGGATAAACTGGAAGCGATTCCCGGCTTCGATATCTTCCCCAGCGACGATCGTTTCCGCGAGATTATTAAAGACGTGGGTATCGCCATTATCGGCCAGACCAACTCGCTGGCACCGGCCGACAAGCGTTTCTACGCCACGCGCGATATCACCGCCACCGTTGATTCGATTCCGCTGATCACCGCCTCGATCCTCGCCAAAAAACTGGCGGAAGGATTGGATGCACTGGTGATGGACGTCAAAGTGGGCTCCGGTGCCTTTATGCCGACCTTCGAAGCGTCAGAAAATCTGGCGCAGGCGATTGTCGGCGTGGCGAACGGTGCAGGATGTAAAACCACCGCGCTGCTTACCGACATGAACCAGGTGCTGGCGTCTACCGCCGGCAACGCGCTGGAAGTGCGTGAAGCGGTGCAATTCCTGACCGGCGTTGCGCGGAATCCACGTTTGCTGGAAGTGACGATGGCGCTGTGCTCAGAAATGCTGATCTCCGGCAAACTGGCGGAAAACGACGCCGATGCGCGCAAAAAACTGCAGCAGGTGCTGGATAACGGCAAAGCTGCTGAAGTGTTCGCCCGCATGGTAGCGGCGCAAAAGGGCCCGGTAGATTTCATCGAGCGGATGGACAACTATTTACCTGCACCTACCTTAAGCAAAGCGGTGTATGCCGACAGCGCCGGTATTGTCAGCGCCATGGATACGCGTGCGCTCGGCATGGCGGTGGTGTCACTCGGCGGTGGTCGCCAGCGCGCCAGCGACAGCATTGATTACAGCGTGGGCTTAAGCGATATGACCACGCTCGGCACCCCGATAGACGCGCAGCGTCCGCTGGCGATTATTCATGCCAGCTCTGAAGCGCAGTGGCAGCAGGCCGCCGCCGCGGTGAAAGCCGCGATTACGCTGAGCGACGCGGCCCCCGAAATTACACCGGTCGTTTATCGTCGCGTGAGCGAATAACGCACGCTTCCGCGTGCCAGGCAGCGGCCGTTCGGGTATACTGATCTGATCGCTTTTTTTTGACTTGTCATCGCGCATTGCGCAGGAGACTTGCATGAAACGTGCTTTTATTATGGTTCTCGACTCCTTCGGGATCGGTTCTAGCAAAGACGCCGATAAATTCGGTGATGAAGGATCGGACACCCTCGGCCATATCGCCGAAGCGTGTTTCGAAGGCCGCGCCAATGAAGGTCGCGAAGGCCCGCTGCACTTACCTAACCTGACTAAATTAGGACTCGGCAAAGCCGCTGAGCTTTCCACCGGTCGTTTCCCGCCAGGCCTCGATCCCAACGCGGAAATCATCGGTGCGTACGCGTACGCCAGCGAACTGTCGTCGGGTAAAGATACGCCGTCGGGCCACTGGGAAATTGCTGGCGTGCCGGTGCTGTTTGATTGGGGCTATTTCAGCGACAAAGAGAACAGCTTCCCGCAGGAATTGCTGGATATTCTGGTGAAGCGTGCCGATCTGCCGGGCTATCTTGGCAACTGCCACTCTTCAGGAACGGTCATTCTCGACCAGCTCGGCGAAGAGCATATGAAATCCGGTAAGCCGATTTTCTATACTTCGGCGGATTCAGTGTTCCAGATTGCCTGCCACGAAGAGACCTTTGGCCTCGATCGCCTGTATGAGCTGTGCGAAATCGCTCGTGAAGAGCTGACGAACGGTGGCTACAACATTGGCCGCGTGATTGCGCGTCCGTTTGTTGGCGACAAAGCCGGCCACTTCGAGCGTACCGGCAACCGTCACGATCTGGCCGTTGAACCGCCGTCGGCGACCATGCTGAAAAAACTGGTCGACGAGAAAGACGGCGAAGTGATTTCGGTGGGTAAAATCGCCGATATCTACGCCGAGCAGGGCATCACGCAGAAGGTGAAAGCCACCGGCTTAGATGCACTGTTCGACGCCACCATTGAGCAGATGAAGAAAGCGCCAGATACCTCGATTGTGTTCACCAACTTCGTTGATTTTGACTCAACGTGGGGACATCGTCGCGATATCGCCGGTTATGCGGGCGGGCTGGAGCTGTTCGATCGTCGCTTGCCCGAGCTGATGGAACTGGTGAAAGAGGGTGACATTTTGATCCTCACCGCCGATCACGGCTGCGATCCAAGCTGGGAAGGTACCGAACACACGCGTGAGCACATTCCAATTCTGATCTACGGCCCGCATGTGAAGCCTGGATCGCTGGGATATCGCGATACCTTTGCCGATATCGGCCAGACCATCGCAAAATATTTCGGCCTGTCCAGCATGGACTACGGCAAGAGCATGCTGTAAAACAGCGCACCAATTTTTATAAGGAAAATAAACATGGCAACGCCTCATATTAATGCAGAAATGGGTGATTTCGCGGACGTCGTACTGATGCCTGGCGATCCGCTGCGCGCTAAGCACATT contains:
- a CDS encoding patatin-like phospholipase family protein, which encodes MGTRIPLTLGSIEPLALAPFKANKIALVCEGGGQRGIFTAGVLDEFQRAGFNPFQLLLGTSAGAQNLSAFVCGQPGYARRVISRYTTSKLFFDPLRFVRGGHLIDLDWLIDITKQEFPLALTTAEGLFAKGSEFYMCACRSDDYRAEYFNPTSTNWHDIIKASSAIPGFYRSGVQMDGVSYLDGGISDAIPVREAARRGADTIVVIRTVPSQMSYTPKWFKRMERFLSDSALQPMINILHQHEESYREIQQFIEQPPDNLRIIEICPPKPLASMALGSRMSSLNQDYHLGRRSGRYFLATLGQWLSDAEPFVRQITVTPPAAVANAPDNRVVITPSLAENDADFNKGSLA
- the deoC gene encoding deoxyribose-phosphate aldolase; the protein is MTDLKAAAQRALQLMDLTTLNEDDTDEKVIALCRQAKSPAGNTAAICIYPRFIPAARKALREQGTPEIRIATVTNFPHGNDDIEIALAETRAAIAYGADEVDVVFPYRALIAGNRDVGFELVKACKKACADANVLLKVIIESGELKDEALIRAASEISIDAGADFIKTSTGKVPVNATPEVAAIMMQVIRDKGVQQQVGFKPAGGVRTAEDAALYLKLADDTLGEGWADARHFRFGASSLLASLLNTLGHETATSKAGY
- the deoB gene encoding phosphopentomutase; amino-acid sequence: MKRAFIMVLDSFGIGSSKDADKFGDEGSDTLGHIAEACFEGRANEGREGPLHLPNLTKLGLGKAAELSTGRFPPGLDPNAEIIGAYAYASELSSGKDTPSGHWEIAGVPVLFDWGYFSDKENSFPQELLDILVKRADLPGYLGNCHSSGTVILDQLGEEHMKSGKPIFYTSADSVFQIACHEETFGLDRLYELCEIAREELTNGGYNIGRVIARPFVGDKAGHFERTGNRHDLAVEPPSATMLKKLVDEKDGEVISVGKIADIYAEQGITQKVKATGLDALFDATIEQMKKAPDTSIVFTNFVDFDSTWGHRRDIAGYAGGLELFDRRLPELMELVKEGDILILTADHGCDPSWEGTEHTREHIPILIYGPHVKPGSLGYRDTFADIGQTIAKYFGLSSMDYGKSML
- the osmY gene encoding molecular chaperone OsmY — protein: MNKTKIAKTLIAALAGSALLSGAAFADESMSQKAQQTSDSAGAKIDSSMKKVDGYMDDSGITAKAKAALVDDEAIKSTDISVKTHDGVVTLSGFVASQDQAEKAVALVQKVEGVKSVSDKLHVKDSKNASLKGYAGDTATTSEIKAKLLADDIVPSRNVKVETTDGVVQLSGEVANQAQSDRAEKIAKAIEGVKSVKNDLKVKS
- a CDS encoding TatD family hydrolase, with the protein product MRFIDTHCHFDFPPFVEDAHASIERAAQSGVERIIVPSVDASRFARVSQLAQQHDALYAALGLHPINIAQHQEDAHLEALESWLKKPDSKRVAIGEIGLDLYMEDAQFAKQTRLLDKQLRLAKQYDLPVILHSRRTHDQLAMHLRRHDLPRRGVVHGFAGSQQQADRFIQLGYAIGVGGTITYERASKTRNTIAHLPLASLLLETDAPDMPLQGFQGQPNRPERARNVFDVLCQLRSESPETIANALWHNSLRLFALPA
- the prfC gene encoding peptide chain release factor 3: MSNAPFLEEVARRRTFAIISHPDAGKTTITEKVLLFGQAIQTAGTVKGRGSNQHAKSDWMEMEKQRGISITTSVMQFPYRDSLVNLLDTPGHEDFSEDTYRTLTAVDCCLMVIDAAKGVEDRTRKLMEVTRLRDTPIITFMNKLDRDIRDPMELLDEVESELKIACAPITWPIGCGKLFKGVYHLYNDETYLYQTGKGHTIQEVRIVKGLANPELDAAVGEDLAQQLRDELELVQGASHEFDQELFLSGEITPVFFGTALGNFGVDHMLDGLVSWAPRPMPRNTDARLVEAKEEKFSGFVFKIQANMDPKHRDRVAFMRVVSGKYEKGMKLRQVRTGKDVVISDALTFMAGDRSHVEEAYPGDIIGLHNHGTIQIGDTFTQGENMKFTGIPNFAPELFRRIRLRDPLKQKQLLKGLVQLSEEGAVQVFRPVHNNDLIVGAVGVLQFEVVVARLKSEYNVEAIYEAINVSTARWVECNDAKKFDDFQRKNEVNLALDGGDNLTYIAPTMVNLNITQERYPDVTFRKTREH
- the deoA gene encoding thymidine phosphorylase is translated as MFLPQEIIRKKRDGQALSEAEIRFFINGVRDNSVSEGQIAALAMTIYFHDMTLEERVALTMAMRDSGTVLNWKSLNLNGPIVDKHSTGGVGDVTSLMLGPMVAACGGYVPMISGRGLGHTGGTLDKLEAIPGFDIFPSDDRFREIIKDVGIAIIGQTNSLAPADKRFYATRDITATVDSIPLITASILAKKLAEGLDALVMDVKVGSGAFMPTFEASENLAQAIVGVANGAGCKTTALLTDMNQVLASTAGNALEVREAVQFLTGVARNPRLLEVTMALCSEMLISGKLAENDADARKKLQQVLDNGKAAEVFARMVAAQKGPVDFIERMDNYLPAPTLSKAVYADSAGIVSAMDTRALGMAVVSLGGGRQRASDSIDYSVGLSDMTTLGTPIDAQRPLAIIHASSEAQWQQAAAAVKAAITLSDAAPEITPVVYRRVSE
- a CDS encoding DUF1328 domain-containing protein, yielding MFRWGIIFLVIALIAAALGFGGLAGTAAWAAKIVFIVGIILFLVSLFTGRKRP